ATGGAGGAGGCCTGGGCGGCTACGGAGGAGGAGGCCTGGGCGGCTACGGAGGAGGAGGCTATGGTGGAGGTCTTGGAGGTGGCCTGGGAGGCGGCGTGGGACTTGGGGGCGGCGTGGGCGGAGGTGCTGGCGTCGGCGTCGGCAGCAGCGTCGTCCTGCTGAGCGGCGGTAGAGCGGGTGCGAGCAAGGCTGTGGCCGGACCGGCGTTCCTGGTCAGGACCGTGCACCACGTGTCCCAGGTGCACGGTGGTGGCGCCATCGTCGCTCACTCCGGCCTCGGAGGCGTCGGCGGAGGTGCTGGCGTTGGAGGCCTCGGTGCTGGCGGTCTTGGAGGAGGTTTCGGCGGCGCTGGTTTGGGAGCCGGAGGCCTCGGCGGCTACGGCGGCGGATACGGCGGCTACGGAGGTGCCGGTGGCTACGGAGGTGCCGGCGGCTACGGAGGTGCCGGTGGTGGCGTCGTCGGCAAGCTCC
The genomic region above belongs to Amblyomma americanum isolate KBUSLIRL-KWMA chromosome 9, ASM5285725v1, whole genome shotgun sequence and contains:
- the LOC144103967 gene encoding uncharacterized protein LOC144103967: MNSLTCTIFLSALLGSALSGFVGGGAGGLGGGSYGGGLGGYGGGGLGGYGGGGYGGGLGGGLGGGVGLGGGVGGGAGVGVGSSVVLLSGGRAGASKAVAGPAFLVRTVHHVSQVHGGGAIVAHSGLGGVGGGAGVGGLGAGGLGGGFGGAGLGAGGLGGYGGGYGGYGGAGGYGGAGGYGGAGGGVVGKLLLVKHHK